The sequence GAGCGCGGCGCCCTCCTCGGGTCGCTGGAGCGGGGCTCGCGCGGCCAGGACTCGATCGAACTGCCCGCGGGAAAGCACATCTTGCGGATCGTGGTGACCGGATTCGACCCGTTCCAGCTGGACGCCGACGCCCGGCGCAGCAATCCGTCGGGGGCGGCGGCGCTCGCGCTGGACGGGACGACGGTACGCACCGCCTCCGGGCAGCCGGCCCGGATCGAGACCGCGGTCTTCCCCGTACGGTGGGCCGATTTCGCGGAGGGCACGGTGGAGCGCACGCTGCTCCCGCACTTCCGGAGCGGGGCGCGGCAGGCCGATCTGTTCACGACGATCAGCCAGGGGCGGCCCGGGCGGTTCGACGTCGAGCGGACCAACGGGGCCTGGCGGGGCGGCTATCCGGACAACGCACGGGAATCCCGTACGGAGACCGTGCCGATTCCGGCAGGGGTGCCGACCGTGCGGCCGCAGCCGCAGTGGACGACCACCAGCCTGCCGTACGCACGGATCGTGGCGGCCTGGACCGGGCCCTTCCCCGTGGTCGACCACACCGAGGTCACGGAGATCCCGGCGGGCGGCACCGGGCCGGTCGACCGGCCGGACGGGCCGACTCCCGGGTCCACGGCCCGTGCCGGGGGCGGCGGGGACTATCTGTCCAATGAGATCGCCTACCGGGCGACGCTACTGAGGGACGCGGTGCGCCCGGCCCTCCCGGGCGGGCATCTCCACACCCCCGTGCTGGAGTTCGGCCCCGGCAACACGGACCCGGCGCACGGCCGGGTCACCGATCCGGACTTCGTCCAGCACCGGGTCGCGATCACCGAGCAGGTACGGGCGATCCTGACGGTGGCGGCCTCGGAGACGGGGGCAGCCTCACAGACGGGGGCGACCTCGCAGACGGGGGCGGCGCCGGGTGCGGCAGCGGCGCCGGGCGCGCGGAGGTAGAGCCGGCGGAACCGGGCCTGCCGGTTGCTCAGGGCAGGCAGCGGGCACGCCCGACGGCGCGCTGCAGCGCCGAACGGCAGGCCCGGACCGCCGGGTGGCGTTCACTGCCGTGCCGTACGGCAGTGAAGAGCCGCCGGGTGCGGCCGCCGTCCGGCAGCGGCAGCAGCGGCACGCTCGGCGCGCCCCCGCCCCACAGCAGATCGGGCAGGAGAGCCACCGCGTGCCCCTGCTCCACCAGCCGCAGCTGCACCAGCAGATCGGGCGACTCGAACCGCACGTCGGGCTCGAAGCCGGCCTGGCGGCACACGGCCGTCGCCCACCGCCGGGACGCGGTACCCGCCGGCTCCATGACCCACGGCCGGCCGGAGAGCGCGCGCAGTGCCGCCGCCGGCCCGTCCGTCCGGGAGGCGCTGTCCGGCGTCAGGGCGAGTCGCATCTCGTCGCCGCACAGCTCCGCCGAGTCCACCTCGGCGGGGCGGGCGACCGCGTGCCCCGGGTACTCCTCCGCCACGACCAGGTCCACATCCCGCGCGAGCAGGGCGGGCAGCGCCGCCTCCGGCTCCGCCTGCAGGACGTGGACGCGCAGCCCCGGGTGTTCCTCGCGCAGCAGGGTGAGCGCCGGCGGGACGAGCGCCAGCACGGCCGTCTGGAAGGCGGCGACCCGCAGCGTGCCGGTGACGGCGGCCAGCGAGGCGGCGATATCGGCCTCGGCCCGCTCCAGGCGCTCCAGCAGAACTTCCGTGTGCGCCACAAGGATCTCGGCCTGCTCGGTCAGCCTTACGCGCCGTCCCACCGGCTCCAGCAGCGCCACGCCCGCCTCGGCCTCCAGCACCGAGAGTTGCTGCGAGACCGAGGAAGGGCTGTACGAGAGGGCCGCCGCGACGGCGGCGAGGGTGCCGCGGTGCTTGAGCTCGCGCAGCAGTCGCAGCCGGTGAAGATCGAGCATGTCCGGGTCCAACGCCCTTCCATCGTTCGGTTTTTCCGACGATTATCGCTCGAAAAGATGTGCTGGACCGTGGGGACGGCGGTGCGGCAGCGTGCCCCCCATGCCCACTTCTCACTGGTACGCACAGCCGTCCGCCCGTTCCTGGACCTGTCCGCCCACCCCGCGTGAGGCGATCGGATTCCACGCCACCCTGCCCGGTTACGCACCGACGCCGCTGCGCGAACTACCCACACTGGCCGACGAGTTGGGAGTGCACCGGGTGTTCGTCAAGGACGAGTCCGCCCGGCTCGGCCTGCCCGCGTTCAAGATCCTGGGAGCCTCCTGGGCGATCCACCGCGCACTGGCCGAAACGCCCGGCGAACGGCTCGTCACCGCCACCGACGGCAACCACGGCCGCGCCGTGGCCCGTACCGCCCGGCTGCTGGGCCTGACCGCCGAGGTCTTCGTGCCCGCTGCGGTGCACCCGGCTGCGGCCGCCGCCATCGCGCATGAGGGCGCCCGGGTGACACGGGTCGACGGGTCGTACGACGACGCCGTACACCGGGCTGCCGACACCGCCGCGCGCACCCGCGGCGCCGTCCTCGTCCAGGACACCGCCCTGCCGGGATACACCCGGATACCGGGGTGGATCATCGAGGGCTACGCCACGCTCTTCGACGAGACCGATGCGCAACTGCGCGCGCTGGGCGCCGGGCCCGCCGGGCTGGTGGCTGTCCCCGTCGGCGTCGGCTCACTGGCGCAGGCCGCCGTCAGCCACTACCGCGCCCCGCGGGACGCCCCGCCGCCGTCGGTGCTGAGCGTCGAACCGGACACCGCCGCGGCTGTCCTGACATCCCTGACCGCCGGCCGCCCGACCACGGTTTCCACCGGCACCACCATCATGGCCGGGCTCAACTGCGGCACGCCCTCCAGCGCCGCCTGGCCCCTGCTGCGCGACGGCCTCGACGCCGCTGTCGCCGTCACCGACGCCGACAGCGCCCGGGCGGCCCGTGACCTGGCAGCGCTCGGACTCTCCGCCGGCCCCTGCGGCGCCGCCTCGCTGGCCGGCGCCCGGGCCGCCCTGACCTCCGGCGCCGGACGCCGCGCGGCGCTGGCGGAGCACAGCACCCGCGCGGTCGTACTGCTCAACACCGAGGGCGCCGACGCCAATCCTCAGGTGTTGAGTGCCGGGCGTTGAGTGCTGAGCGTTGGGTGCTGAGCGCTGGGTGCTGGGTGCTGGGTGCTGGGTGCCGGGTGCTGGAGTTCCGGACGGTCCGCCGCCGGTCCGGCGTGCTGATCACCGAAGGGGGGCGCGCCAGTCCGGCGAACGGCCGAGAGCCGCCAGGATGCTCTCCAGTGGACCCGTGCCGTGGTCCGCGGACAGGCGCGGCCGAAAGGCGCTGCCCGGGGCCAGCCGGGAGTCGTCATCCGGGACGGCGTGGGCGATCGGCGCTGCGGCGTCCAGGAGTTCGGCAGTGGGTGCGTACGTGAGGCCCAGGGTGCGGGCGACATCCCAGCTGTGCATGACGTAGTCGATGAGGTGGAAGCCGATCGCGCGGGCGGCGGGAAACGTCTGGGCACCGCTGAATTCCGGGAGGGTGAACGGACGGTCGGGGCGTTCCACGGTCGCGAAGGCGGCGATGACGTGTCCGGCCGCGGTGCGGTACTGCGCGACGGGGTCCTCGCCGAGCGGCCCGACCGACCAGTGCGACAGGTCCTGTCCGTGCCCGAGCGCTGCCGCCGCGAACCCGTTGTGCTGGGCCGTCATATGGGCGAGCAGATCGGCCAGCGTCCATGCCGAGCAAGGGGTCGGCCTGCAAAGGTCGGCGGGGGTCGTCCGGCTCATCAGGGCCACGCTGTCCCGGACCGCCCGGGCGTCGAGGCGCCGGAGCCGTGCGAAGTCCGCGTGCGGTGCGGGCGTATCCCCGCCAGGCGTATCCGTATGCATGCGCTTACGATCTGCGCGAGCACATAATTTGTCAACGGGTATTTTCTTGGCCATGGCCGAGAACGCAGCCGAGAAAGCAGCCGACAGCGGCACCTCACCCGGGGGGCGGCCGGCCCGTCCCGATCTCGCGGCGATGATCGTGCCCCTGGGGCGTGCGCTCATGGCCGCCGAGCAGCCGGTCCTCGATGCGCACGGCCTGACGATGTGGGCGTACTCGGTCCTGCTGCACCTCGACGAGACACCGATCCGCACCCAAGCGGCCCTGGCCGAGGCCATCCGGGCGGACAAGACCCGCATCATCGCCGTCCTCGACGACCTGGAGACCCGGGAGCTGATCCACCGTCAGCCCGATCCCGCGGACCGGCGGGTGCGCCTGCTGTCGCTCACCCCCGAGGGCCGGCGGCTGCGGGACAGGGTGCAGTCCGCGATCCAGCAAGGCGAGGAGCGACTGCTCGCCCAGCTGCCGGCCGCCGACCGCGCCGGCTTCCTCAGGGGGCTGCAGGCGCTGTCGGCACTGCCGGAACTACGGCGTGGACGAGGCCCGTCGGCTTCCTGACTTCCCGGTTTCCCGGTTTCCCGGTTTCCCGGTTTCCCGGTTTCCCGGCTTCCCTGCTCCCTCGCCCCCGGCTCCCCGGCTCCCTCGCCCGGGCCCGGCACCGGCCGAACCCGGGCATCATGAGCGAATGATCATTGCTGCCGCACAATTCCTCCCGGTACCGGGCGATATCGAGGCCAATGCCGCGCGGATGGCCGCGCTCCTCACCGAGGCCGCCGCACGCGGCGCGGGTCTGGTGGTGTTCTCCGAACTCGCGCTGACGCACTACGACCGGGACCTGATAGCCGCCGATCCGGCAGGGATGACGGTCACGGGGGACGATGCCCGGCTGGCCCCGATACGCGAGGCGTGCCGGGCGACGGGGGTCGCGGCGGTGGTGAACGCGGCGGGCCGTGCCGCTGACGGGGCCCGCCCGACGATCTCCTCGTTCGTCCTCGGACCGGACGGTGCGCTGATCACCCGTTACGACAAGGTCCATCTGTTCGGGGGCGAAGGAGAGGGCGAGTGCGCCCTCTTCGCGCCGGGCACCGCCGACGGCCGCTTCACCCTGGGCGGG is a genomic window of Streptomyces sp. Edi2 containing:
- a CDS encoding TIGR03086 family metal-binding protein; protein product: MAKKIPVDKLCARADRKRMHTDTPGGDTPAPHADFARLRRLDARAVRDSVALMSRTTPADLCRPTPCSAWTLADLLAHMTAQHNGFAAAALGHGQDLSHWSVGPLGEDPVAQYRTAAGHVIAAFATVERPDRPFTLPEFSGAQTFPAARAIGFHLIDYVMHSWDVARTLGLTYAPTAELLDAAAPIAHAVPDDDSRLAPGSAFRPRLSADHGTGPLESILAALGRSPDWRAPLR
- a CDS encoding pyroglutamyl peptidase; its protein translation is MRRIRTRMGALGVALLAAAPLCLAAPDAVAAPADVTADVTADVTVEEGRLTQAAPQEILRRSGFDAVEREFEQGLARVTSYGEARRRVADAGRALWRRAVDRAQGRGPDGGDLSRDDDRPLYWARLGMTRQLRQWQPGFGLTESERGALLGSLERGSRGQDSIELPAGKHILRIVVTGFDPFQLDADARRSNPSGAAALALDGTTVRTASGQPARIETAVFPVRWADFAEGTVERTLLPHFRSGARQADLFTTISQGRPGRFDVERTNGAWRGGYPDNARESRTETVPIPAGVPTVRPQPQWTTTSLPYARIVAAWTGPFPVVDHTEVTEIPAGGTGPVDRPDGPTPGSTARAGGGGDYLSNEIAYRATLLRDAVRPALPGGHLHTPVLEFGPGNTDPAHGRVTDPDFVQHRVAITEQVRAILTVAASETGAASQTGATSQTGAAPGAAAAPGARR
- a CDS encoding MarR family transcriptional regulator — encoded protein: MAENAAEKAADSGTSPGGRPARPDLAAMIVPLGRALMAAEQPVLDAHGLTMWAYSVLLHLDETPIRTQAALAEAIRADKTRIIAVLDDLETRELIHRQPDPADRRVRLLSLTPEGRRLRDRVQSAIQQGEERLLAQLPAADRAGFLRGLQALSALPELRRGRGPSAS
- a CDS encoding LysR substrate-binding domain-containing protein — its product is MLDLHRLRLLRELKHRGTLAAVAAALSYSPSSVSQQLSVLEAEAGVALLEPVGRRVRLTEQAEILVAHTEVLLERLERAEADIAASLAAVTGTLRVAAFQTAVLALVPPALTLLREEHPGLRVHVLQAEPEAALPALLARDVDLVVAEEYPGHAVARPAEVDSAELCGDEMRLALTPDSASRTDGPAAALRALSGRPWVMEPAGTASRRWATAVCRQAGFEPDVRFESPDLLVQLRLVEQGHAVALLPDLLWGGGAPSVPLLPLPDGGRTRRLFTAVRHGSERHPAVRACRSALQRAVGRARCLP
- a CDS encoding pyridoxal-phosphate dependent enzyme; this translates as MPTSHWYAQPSARSWTCPPTPREAIGFHATLPGYAPTPLRELPTLADELGVHRVFVKDESARLGLPAFKILGASWAIHRALAETPGERLVTATDGNHGRAVARTARLLGLTAEVFVPAAVHPAAAAAIAHEGARVTRVDGSYDDAVHRAADTAARTRGAVLVQDTALPGYTRIPGWIIEGYATLFDETDAQLRALGAGPAGLVAVPVGVGSLAQAAVSHYRAPRDAPPPSVLSVEPDTAAAVLTSLTAGRPTTVSTGTTIMAGLNCGTPSSAAWPLLRDGLDAAVAVTDADSARAARDLAALGLSAGPCGAASLAGARAALTSGAGRRAALAEHSTRAVVLLNTEGADANPQVLSAGR